One region of Azoarcus sp. CIB genomic DNA includes:
- the xth gene encoding exodeoxyribonuclease III: protein MKIATWNVNSLKVRLPHVLDWLAANRPDALCLQELKMEDKAFPAAELEAAGYRAVFNGQKTYNGVAILSPHAPDETTRDMPGFADEQKRIIAATIGGVRVVSAYFPNGQAVGSDKFEYKLRWLAALTEWLREEMKAHERLVLAGDFNIAPEDRDAHPDWKEEIHVSPPERAAFAALTELGLADAYRLFDQPEKSYSWWDYRMGAFRRNFGLRIDHILVSPALRGNCRACAIDKTPRKLERPSDHAPVVVELDL, encoded by the coding sequence ATGAAAATCGCCACCTGGAACGTCAACTCCCTCAAGGTCCGCCTGCCCCACGTGCTCGACTGGCTCGCCGCCAACCGGCCCGACGCGCTGTGCCTGCAGGAGCTCAAGATGGAAGACAAGGCCTTCCCCGCCGCCGAACTCGAGGCGGCCGGCTACCGCGCGGTGTTCAACGGCCAGAAGACCTACAACGGCGTCGCGATCCTCAGTCCGCACGCGCCGGATGAGACGACGCGCGACATGCCCGGCTTCGCCGACGAACAGAAGCGCATCATCGCCGCCACCATCGGCGGCGTGCGCGTCGTCAGCGCCTACTTTCCCAACGGCCAGGCCGTCGGCTCCGACAAATTCGAATACAAGCTGCGCTGGCTCGCTGCCCTCACCGAGTGGCTGCGCGAGGAGATGAAGGCCCACGAGCGCCTCGTGCTGGCCGGCGACTTCAACATCGCCCCCGAAGACCGCGACGCGCACCCCGATTGGAAGGAAGAGATCCACGTCTCGCCGCCCGAACGGGCCGCATTCGCCGCGCTGACCGAACTGGGCCTCGCCGACGCCTACCGCCTCTTCGATCAGCCCGAGAAGAGCTATTCGTGGTGGGATTACCGCATGGGCGCATTCCGTCGCAACTTCGGCCTGCGCATCGACCACATCCTCGTCTCGCCGGCGCTGCGCGGAAACTGCCGCGCCTGCGCGATAGACAAGACCCCGCGCAAGCTCGAACGCCCGTCCGACCATGCCCCGGTGGTCGTTGAGCTCGACCTGTAG
- a CDS encoding DUF3617 domain-containing protein — translation MIPARYRALLLTAGLAATGLAGAAQPTDIRPGLWEFRSTRLNIAGLPDMSAQMAQAQQYLRSLPPDMRRMVEQQMAARGASLGNDGTVRSCITPEQAKSDTIFSGKTEGNCTLDKVVKSGSTVRGHLTCTQPTATGNFEANVQTPERFTTRVHMNSQRGDMQMDTDARWLGADCGARREG, via the coding sequence ATGATCCCTGCCCGCTACCGCGCCCTCCTCCTCACCGCCGGCCTGGCCGCGACCGGCCTTGCCGGCGCCGCACAGCCGACGGACATCCGCCCCGGCCTGTGGGAATTCCGTTCGACCCGGCTCAACATCGCCGGCCTACCCGACATGTCCGCGCAGATGGCCCAGGCCCAGCAGTACCTCCGCAGCCTTCCCCCCGACATGCGGCGCATGGTCGAGCAGCAGATGGCCGCACGCGGCGCCAGCCTCGGCAACGACGGCACCGTGCGTAGCTGCATCACGCCCGAACAGGCGAAATCCGACACCATCTTTTCGGGCAAGACCGAAGGCAACTGCACGCTCGACAAGGTCGTGAAATCCGGCAGCACCGTGCGCGGCCATCTCACCTGCACACAACCCACCGCCACGGGCAACTTCGAGGCAAACGTGCAGACGCCCGAACGCTTCACGACGCGGGTGCACATGAATTCCCAGCGCGGGGACATGCAGATGGATACGGACGCGCGCTGGCTCGGCGCCGACTGCGGCGCGCGGCGCGAAGGCTAG
- a CDS encoding undecaprenyl-phosphate glucose phosphotransferase → MLAALDRQGSLLRGSFTLSGAIEAFIDPVTVVALLYACAAWHGERLLSPPYMILGALAFALTFPGNIGLHESTRTMVRKVATNWLLFTAAAGAFGYASGYLHYFPYAMLVTWFCATPVALVAVHAAARQALPKWMAIGDNQRIAVVAGVNDIGLKLAREFREHPYLGTRVVGFFDDRPRVRLPDTDGAPLLGPLAGLAEFVKRRRVEAIYLALPMAPQPRILALLDDLKDTTASIYFVPDIFVTDLIQGRVDNVGGMAVVAVCETPFTGLNNIVKRGSDFVLALLILLLLSPLLLAVALGVKLSSPGPVVFKQRRYGLDGREILVYKFRSMTVCDDGASVRQATRNDSRITPFGAFIRRTSLDELPQFVNVLQGRMSIVGPRPHAVAHNEAYRKLIKGYMIRHKVKPGITGWAQVNGYRGETETLDKMQKRIEYDLDYLRNWSLGLDLWIIVRTALMVVRDPNAY, encoded by the coding sequence ATGCTTGCAGCTCTGGATAGACAAGGCAGCCTGCTGCGCGGCAGCTTCACGTTGAGCGGCGCAATCGAGGCATTCATCGATCCGGTCACCGTCGTCGCACTTCTATACGCCTGCGCCGCATGGCACGGCGAACGCCTGCTGAGTCCGCCCTATATGATCCTGGGCGCACTCGCCTTCGCGCTGACGTTTCCCGGCAATATCGGATTACATGAAAGCACGCGGACCATGGTGCGCAAGGTCGCAACCAACTGGCTGCTGTTCACCGCCGCCGCGGGGGCGTTCGGCTACGCCAGCGGCTACCTGCACTACTTTCCGTACGCGATGCTCGTGACCTGGTTCTGCGCCACCCCGGTCGCACTCGTCGCGGTCCATGCGGCCGCGCGGCAAGCCCTGCCGAAATGGATGGCGATCGGCGACAACCAGCGCATCGCCGTCGTTGCCGGCGTCAACGACATCGGCCTGAAACTCGCGCGCGAGTTTCGCGAGCACCCCTACCTCGGCACCCGCGTGGTCGGCTTCTTCGACGACCGCCCGCGCGTGCGGCTGCCCGACACCGATGGCGCACCGCTGCTCGGACCGCTCGCCGGGCTCGCAGAGTTCGTCAAGCGCCGCCGGGTCGAGGCGATCTACCTGGCGCTGCCGATGGCCCCGCAACCGCGCATCCTCGCCCTGCTCGACGACCTCAAGGACACCACCGCATCGATCTACTTCGTGCCCGACATCTTCGTCACCGACCTGATCCAGGGGCGCGTCGACAACGTCGGCGGCATGGCGGTCGTCGCCGTGTGCGAGACGCCCTTCACCGGCCTCAACAACATCGTCAAGCGCGGCTCCGACTTCGTGCTCGCCTTGCTCATCCTGCTGCTGCTGAGCCCCCTGCTGCTGGCCGTCGCCCTCGGCGTGAAGCTCTCCTCCCCCGGCCCCGTCGTCTTCAAGCAGCGCCGCTACGGCCTCGACGGCCGGGAGATCCTCGTCTACAAGTTCCGCTCGATGACCGTCTGCGACGACGGCGCCAGCGTGCGCCAGGCCACCCGCAACGACAGCCGCATCACCCCCTTCGGCGCCTTCATCCGCCGCACCTCGCTCGACGAGCTGCCGCAGTTCGTCAACGTGCTGCAGGGACGCATGAGCATCGTCGGCCCGCGACCGCACGCCGTCGCGCACAACGAGGCCTACCGCAAGCTCATCAAGGGCTACATGATCCGCCACAAGGTCAAGCCGGGCATCACCGGCTGGGCACAGGTCAACGGCTACCGCGGCGAAACCGAAACGCTCGACAAGATGCAGAAGCGCATCGAGTACGATCTCGACTACCTGCGCAACTGGTCGCTCGGCCTCGACCTCTGGATCATCGTCAGGACCGCGCTGATGGTCGTGCGCGACCCCAACGCGTATTGA
- the epsL gene encoding XrtB/PEP-CTERM-associated polysaccharide biosynthesis outer membrane protein EpsL, which produces MRYFSSITCAITVASAFLYEGAHADEGDALNFGISQSIRYESNLYRIDDDERAPENKAHDTVSETGIGLKFDRRYGRQRLLADVNLVSARYAVHDELDYDRPDARLGWEWQLGNRWSGELGHLYRESLTGFDEAGGTERNLNAYARTHASADYWWHPRWAVGAGFAHARSRFDSSDADAAEFDADTVDLNLTYRPPTGNHARLTLRDTDGQYPNRPAVAGSIRDYRQQELRLSGEWQLSGATRVSGFIGQTRLEYRRAPERDFRGTIGRVGIVWDATAKTSVDLSVRREIGAQQDLAANYAVTDAVRLAPKWNVTDKMSLGAGLEWRRRDYRGDPQLAGAGATREKPEDRSYRYGLHAEYRPMRALSVAFSVQRQVRDGSRSLSAYSADTADLSMRFRF; this is translated from the coding sequence ATGAGATATTTCAGTTCGATTACGTGTGCGATTACCGTTGCATCGGCTTTCCTGTACGAAGGAGCGCATGCCGATGAAGGGGATGCACTCAATTTCGGTATCAGTCAGTCGATTCGGTACGAGAGCAATCTCTATCGGATCGATGACGATGAGCGCGCGCCCGAAAACAAGGCGCACGACACGGTGAGCGAAACCGGAATTGGCCTGAAGTTCGACCGGCGCTACGGGCGTCAGCGCTTGCTGGCGGATGTGAACCTCGTCAGCGCGCGCTACGCGGTGCATGACGAACTCGATTACGACCGGCCGGATGCCCGGCTGGGCTGGGAATGGCAACTGGGTAACCGCTGGAGCGGAGAGTTGGGCCACCTGTATCGCGAGTCGCTGACGGGCTTCGACGAGGCGGGCGGTACCGAACGCAATCTGAATGCTTATGCCCGCACGCATGCCAGCGCCGACTACTGGTGGCATCCCCGCTGGGCCGTCGGTGCCGGGTTTGCGCATGCGCGGAGCCGGTTCGACAGCAGCGATGCCGATGCGGCCGAGTTCGATGCCGATACGGTGGACCTGAATCTCACCTACCGGCCGCCCACCGGCAACCATGCGCGGCTGACGCTGCGCGACACCGACGGGCAGTACCCGAACCGGCCGGCCGTGGCGGGCTCGATTCGCGATTACCGGCAGCAGGAGCTGCGGCTCAGCGGAGAGTGGCAACTCTCAGGCGCGACGCGGGTTTCGGGCTTCATCGGGCAAACCCGGCTCGAATACCGGCGGGCGCCGGAACGTGATTTCCGGGGGACGATCGGACGCGTCGGAATCGTCTGGGATGCGACCGCGAAGACGTCGGTGGATCTGAGCGTGAGGCGCGAGATCGGTGCCCAGCAGGACCTTGCGGCCAACTATGCGGTGACCGACGCGGTGCGGCTGGCGCCGAAGTGGAATGTCACGGACAAGATGAGTCTCGGTGCGGGACTGGAGTGGCGCCGCCGCGACTACCGCGGCGACCCGCAACTGGCGGGAGCGGGCGCGACGCGCGAGAAGCCGGAGGACAGGAGTTACCGCTATGGCCTGCATGCGGAGTACCGGCCGATGCGTGCGCTGAGCGTCGCGTTCAGCGTGCAGCGCCAGGTGCGGGATGGTTCGCGCAGCCTGAGTGCCTATTCGGCCGATACCGCCGATCTGTCGATGCGCTTCCGCTTTTAG
- a CDS encoding EpsD family peptidyl-prolyl cis-trans isomerase, which yields MSSAARCAFPVVFIAVFLLNACSKGEAEGKPAFGVIAKVNEQEIQANELNSVAARVATQGAADEGTLERLIDQELMVQQARERRLDRDPRVLQSFEAAQREILARAYLEQVTEQIPPPGDAEISAFYAANPELFARRRIYSLQELEIRMPAERFGELERLSTKAASVHEVKDWLAREQIEFRLATAVKPAEQLPLESLKGFARMKDGQMVVSRTGSGALLIHLVTSREQPMDEAAARPMIKRYLVNERKTALAKAEVERLRGGARIEYAPAASSATAAAPAEASQADAAEVPLAPVSQ from the coding sequence ATGTCTTCGGCTGCACGCTGCGCATTTCCTGTTGTCTTCATCGCGGTCTTTCTCCTCAATGCCTGCAGCAAGGGCGAGGCGGAAGGCAAGCCGGCGTTCGGGGTGATTGCCAAAGTGAATGAGCAGGAGATTCAGGCAAACGAGCTGAATTCGGTTGCGGCCCGCGTCGCGACGCAGGGCGCGGCCGACGAGGGAACGCTCGAGCGCCTGATCGACCAGGAGCTGATGGTGCAGCAGGCGCGCGAGCGCAGGCTCGATCGCGATCCGCGCGTGCTGCAGTCGTTCGAGGCGGCGCAGCGGGAGATCCTCGCGCGCGCCTACCTCGAGCAGGTGACGGAGCAGATTCCGCCGCCGGGCGATGCCGAGATCTCGGCCTTCTATGCCGCCAATCCGGAGCTGTTCGCGCGCCGCCGGATCTACAGCCTGCAGGAGTTGGAGATCCGCATGCCGGCGGAGCGTTTTGGCGAGCTGGAACGCCTGAGCACGAAGGCGGCGAGCGTGCACGAGGTGAAGGATTGGCTCGCGCGCGAGCAGATCGAGTTCCGCCTCGCGACCGCGGTGAAGCCCGCCGAGCAGTTGCCGCTCGAGAGCCTGAAGGGCTTTGCACGCATGAAGGACGGGCAGATGGTGGTGAGCCGGACCGGGAGCGGTGCGCTGCTGATCCATCTCGTCACGTCGCGCGAACAGCCGATGGATGAGGCCGCCGCGCGCCCGATGATCAAACGCTATCTGGTGAATGAACGCAAGACCGCGCTGGCGAAGGCGGAAGTCGAGCGTCTGCGCGGCGGCGCACGCATCGAGTATGCGCCTGCGGCGTCGTCCGCGACCGCTGCGGCACCGGCGGAGGCTTCGCAGGCGGACGCCGCGGAGGTGCCGCTTGCGCCCGTATCCCAATGA
- the epsE gene encoding polysaccharide export protein EpsE: MPLSKLFRVLSHLPLLTCLACAPAWAAPLGAVAVAAPVEENAREYVLGPGDIVRISVFQNPDLTTEGRVSETGALTFPLIGSVPLGGRTVSAAEALVAERLRAGGFVLQPQVTVLPVQIRGNQVAVLGHVNKPGRYPLDTFNVRVTDMLANAGGIAAGGDDVLVLVGVRDGQRIRRELDLPALFQRGDADADVMLSPGDVIYVRRADVFYIYGEVQKPGAFRLERNMTVMQALATGGGPTLRGTVRGLRIHRRAPDGNLAVIEPALEDRLRPDDIIYVKESLF; this comes from the coding sequence ATGCCGTTGTCGAAACTGTTCCGAGTCCTGTCCCATCTGCCACTGCTGACGTGTCTGGCGTGCGCGCCGGCGTGGGCGGCCCCGCTGGGGGCGGTGGCGGTGGCCGCGCCGGTCGAGGAGAACGCGCGCGAGTACGTGCTGGGGCCGGGCGACATCGTCCGTATCAGCGTCTTCCAGAACCCCGACCTCACGACCGAGGGGCGGGTGTCGGAGACCGGCGCGCTGACCTTCCCGCTGATCGGCAGCGTGCCGCTGGGCGGGCGCACGGTGTCGGCTGCCGAAGCGCTGGTCGCGGAGCGCCTGCGGGCGGGCGGTTTCGTGCTGCAGCCGCAGGTAACCGTGCTGCCGGTGCAGATCCGCGGCAATCAGGTCGCGGTGCTGGGGCACGTTAATAAGCCGGGACGCTATCCGCTCGACACCTTCAACGTGCGCGTGACGGACATGCTCGCGAACGCCGGCGGGATCGCCGCGGGCGGCGACGACGTGCTGGTGCTGGTCGGTGTACGCGACGGCCAGCGCATCCGGCGAGAGCTCGATCTGCCGGCGCTGTTCCAGCGTGGCGATGCCGATGCGGACGTGATGCTCTCCCCCGGCGACGTGATCTACGTGCGGCGCGCGGACGTGTTCTACATCTACGGCGAGGTGCAGAAGCCGGGCGCCTTCCGCCTCGAACGCAACATGACGGTGATGCAGGCGCTCGCGACCGGCGGCGGGCCGACGCTGCGCGGCACGGTTCGCGGGCTGCGCATCCATCGCCGCGCCCCCGACGGCAATCTCGCGGTGATCGAGCCCGCGCTGGAAGACCGCCTGCGGCCGGACGACATCATCTACGTGAAGGAAAGCCTGTTCTGA
- the epsF gene encoding chain length determinant protein EpsF — MNLGQFLRVLRARFGLVCAVVFVVMAAAFAVSIVLPQKYSAETMLVVDAKSADPMAGGMMPSQLIAGHIATQVDIIGSERVALRVVELAGLDRLPQFQEQWQAATEGTGDLRAWIGAVLRSGLEVKPARESNVIRIRYTASQPEFAAMIANTFAKAYMETALELRVEPARQYAHWFDERTQGLREELEAAQKRLSDYQQKHGIVTADGRLDVETARLAELSSQLVQVQGQRAESRSRHSQAGSAESLPEVTQNPLIANLKADLARREAEREQMLGRLGPNHPEVGKLAAVIDSLRQRVGAETQRIAASLGTSSRMSAAREAEVAAAVQAQKARVLQLQAHRDQIAVLQRDVEGAQKAYDQVAQRLAATSLESQAQQINVAVLTPAATPMWPSGPRLLIKLALALVVGVVLGVGSALLIELIDRRVRGEDDLAGLPGVPVLGSVPGSRRGDRASRARVSSRTAGAY, encoded by the coding sequence ATGAATCTGGGGCAATTCCTGCGCGTCCTGCGTGCGCGCTTCGGGCTGGTGTGCGCGGTGGTGTTCGTCGTGATGGCGGCGGCGTTCGCGGTGAGCATCGTGCTGCCGCAGAAGTATTCGGCCGAGACCATGCTGGTCGTCGACGCGAAATCGGCCGACCCGATGGCGGGCGGGATGATGCCGTCGCAGCTGATTGCCGGCCACATCGCGACCCAGGTCGACATCATCGGCTCGGAGCGCGTGGCGCTGCGCGTCGTGGAGCTCGCGGGGCTCGATCGCCTGCCGCAGTTCCAGGAACAGTGGCAGGCGGCGACCGAGGGTACCGGGGACCTCCGCGCCTGGATCGGAGCGGTGCTGCGTTCGGGCCTGGAGGTGAAGCCGGCGCGCGAGAGCAACGTGATCCGCATCCGCTACACGGCCTCGCAGCCCGAGTTCGCGGCGATGATCGCCAACACCTTCGCGAAGGCCTACATGGAGACGGCCCTGGAGCTGCGGGTGGAGCCGGCACGCCAGTATGCGCATTGGTTCGACGAGCGTACGCAGGGCCTGCGCGAGGAGCTGGAGGCGGCGCAGAAGCGCCTGTCGGACTATCAGCAGAAGCACGGCATCGTCACTGCGGACGGCCGTCTGGACGTCGAGACCGCGCGGCTCGCGGAGCTGTCGAGCCAGCTCGTGCAGGTGCAGGGGCAGCGGGCCGAGAGCCGGTCGCGCCACAGCCAGGCGGGGTCGGCCGAATCGCTGCCGGAGGTCACGCAGAACCCGCTGATCGCGAACCTGAAGGCCGATCTCGCCCGGCGCGAGGCCGAGCGCGAGCAGATGCTCGGCCGGCTGGGGCCGAACCATCCCGAGGTCGGCAAGCTCGCCGCGGTGATCGATTCGCTGCGCCAGCGTGTCGGCGCCGAGACGCAGCGCATCGCCGCGTCGCTGGGTACCTCGAGCCGCATGAGCGCGGCGCGCGAGGCGGAGGTGGCGGCGGCGGTGCAGGCGCAGAAGGCGCGCGTGCTGCAGCTGCAGGCGCATCGCGACCAGATCGCGGTGCTGCAGCGTGATGTCGAGGGCGCGCAGAAGGCCTACGACCAGGTGGCGCAGCGCCTTGCGGCGACCAGCCTGGAGAGCCAGGCACAGCAGATCAACGTGGCGGTGCTGACGCCCGCGGCGACGCCGATGTGGCCGTCCGGTCCGCGCCTGCTGATCAAGCTGGCGCTGGCGCTGGTTGTCGGCGTCGTGCTGGGAGTGGGCAGCGCGCTGCTGATCGAACTGATCGACCGGCGCGTGCGTGGCGAGGATGACCTCGCAGGGCTGCCGGGTGTGCCGGTGCTCGGCAGCGTGCCGGGCAGCCGGCGGGGCGACCGGGCTAGCCGGGCGCGAGTGTCGAGTCGAACTGCTGGAGCTTATTGA
- the epsG gene encoding chain length determinant protein tyrosine kinase EpsG produces the protein MNAPLSSALDPKGEHSIGAILMAAGRLRADENERIARLQRDKGLRFGEAAVELGLASERDIRYAMARQFDYPCLQPGDSKVSSSVVAAFSPFSAQVEALRALRSQLMLRWFDPSAGRRLLAVVSAERGAGRSWMAANLGVVFSQLGLRTLLIDTDLRRPSLHTLFGIDSRSGLSALLLGRPAPDAIRPVPGLRSLALLPAGVVPPNPQELLSRPVLAQLLQQYATAFDIVILDTAAGDRCADGVMVAARARAALMVARRNVSRMAAVRRYAERLRESGVGLAGAVMNGD, from the coding sequence ATGAACGCACCCCTGAGCAGCGCCCTCGATCCCAAGGGCGAGCATTCGATCGGCGCGATCCTGATGGCAGCCGGACGCCTGCGCGCCGACGAGAATGAACGCATCGCGCGCCTGCAGCGCGACAAGGGCCTGCGCTTTGGCGAGGCCGCGGTGGAGCTGGGCCTCGCGAGCGAGCGCGACATCCGCTACGCGATGGCGCGGCAGTTCGACTACCCCTGCCTGCAGCCGGGCGACAGTAAGGTGTCGAGCAGCGTGGTCGCCGCGTTCAGTCCGTTCTCGGCGCAGGTCGAGGCGCTGCGCGCGCTGCGCAGCCAGCTGATGCTGCGCTGGTTCGACCCGTCCGCGGGGCGCAGGCTGCTGGCGGTGGTCAGCGCCGAGCGCGGCGCCGGACGCTCGTGGATGGCGGCGAACCTGGGCGTGGTGTTCTCGCAGCTGGGGCTGCGCACGCTGCTGATCGATACCGACCTGCGCCGGCCGTCGCTGCATACCCTGTTCGGCATCGACAGCCGCAGCGGACTCTCCGCGCTGCTCCTCGGCCGCCCCGCGCCGGACGCGATCCGGCCGGTGCCCGGTCTGCGCTCGCTCGCACTGCTGCCCGCGGGGGTGGTGCCGCCGAACCCGCAGGAATTGCTGTCGCGCCCGGTGCTGGCGCAGTTGCTGCAGCAGTACGCGACGGCCTTTGACATCGTCATCCTGGATACCGCTGCGGGCGACCGCTGCGCCGACGGCGTGATGGTGGCGGCGCGCGCGCGCGCGGCGTTGATGGTCGCCCGGCGCAACGTGAGCCGCATGGCGGCAGTGCGCCGCTATGCGGAGCGCCTGCGCGAGTCCGGCGTGGGCCTGGCCGGTGCCGTGATGAATGGGGACTGA
- a CDS encoding glycosyltransferase family 2 protein, with the protein MSRLTDDPEIAAAQQVLRRVPAPLVSVVIPSYNRGHAIGACIASVLAQTLEDFEIVVVDDASTDDTRERVAAIGDPRVRYVAHEHNRGGAAARNTGVRVATGDFIAFLDSDDSWAPRKLERQIALLGERGPEYGLAYTWFIGRDRDGHEVSRSDRSLDGSVADALLVANHVGTFSSIVVRRDVFERVGGLDEGLRSCQDWDLSIRLSRVTKFCCVEDYLVSYFHNGADKHRISSNPASLIQGHRRMLEKFSDEYARLPREQAAQALRGFLDVFAGAGSFEDVLRLGRRIVATTPRPGSALLCGVALARAAKRRMTGRFGY; encoded by the coding sequence ATGAGCCGCCTGACCGACGACCCCGAGATCGCCGCCGCGCAGCAGGTGTTGCGCCGCGTGCCTGCGCCGCTCGTGAGCGTGGTGATTCCGTCCTACAACCGCGGGCACGCGATTGGTGCGTGCATCGCCAGCGTGCTGGCGCAGACGCTGGAGGATTTCGAGATCGTCGTCGTGGACGACGCCTCGACCGACGACACGCGCGAGCGCGTCGCGGCGATCGGCGATCCGCGGGTGCGCTACGTCGCGCATGAGCACAACCGCGGCGGGGCTGCGGCGCGCAACACCGGCGTGCGGGTCGCGACCGGCGACTTCATCGCCTTCCTCGACAGCGACGACAGCTGGGCGCCGCGCAAGCTCGAGCGGCAGATCGCGCTGCTGGGCGAGCGCGGGCCGGAGTACGGCCTCGCGTACACCTGGTTCATCGGCCGCGACCGCGACGGCCACGAGGTGTCGCGCTCGGACCGCAGCCTCGACGGCAGCGTCGCCGATGCGCTGCTGGTCGCGAACCACGTCGGCACCTTCTCCAGCATCGTCGTGCGGCGCGACGTGTTCGAACGCGTGGGCGGTCTCGACGAAGGCCTCAGGAGCTGCCAGGACTGGGATCTGTCGATCCGCCTGAGCCGCGTGACGAAGTTCTGCTGCGTCGAGGACTACCTGGTCTCGTACTTCCACAATGGTGCCGACAAGCATCGCATCTCGTCGAATCCTGCGTCCCTGATCCAGGGGCACCGGCGCATGCTGGAGAAGTTTTCCGACGAGTATGCGCGCCTGCCGCGCGAGCAGGCCGCGCAGGCGCTGAGGGGCTTCCTCGACGTGTTCGCGGGCGCCGGGTCGTTCGAGGACGTGCTGCGGCTCGGCCGTCGCATCGTTGCGACGACGCCCCGTCCGGGCAGCGCGCTGCTGTGCGGCGTGGCGCTCGCGCGGGCGGCCAAGCGGCGCATGACGGGGCGCTTCGGGTACTGA
- a CDS encoding O-antigen ligase family protein: MGYAVQSPPPAVLTGGALLVALAVGLALPLYAEAMSGSVVRLLALPALLVLAIVFLYDRLMLLALVLLLRAAGDLVFENTRVAVGGLAIGFGGLVNAFVILIAVLLVAARPERFPRRMGAPWAGFLIAALVGVGMAPNAGDAVRSYLGLLSYFAVFVSAFHFVKGEGDFKVCVKLVLLSSLLPAAYGFAELALHGLAGGLQAFRLKSTFSHPNIFAFYLTLVLLLALYALKSPAVVLTPLRRALLTAYVPVLLGLLLLTQTRSAWVACFAIFALYALMFERRYLVYLLLAPALALLVPGVHERVLDLGSGNEIVQYAKLNSFAWRLQIWEYGLRWIGPGNLPLGYGLGAFKHFAPVFFPYSGGVNFGAHNIYVQILFELGVLGLAAFAWLFARLFATLRRMAAVDRLGAFVAIALVVEYLIISASDNVLAYLAFNWYVWFVLGAACAVALSRTATASAATQTEGDTA; this comes from the coding sequence GTGGGCTACGCGGTGCAATCGCCCCCTCCTGCCGTGCTGACCGGCGGCGCGCTGCTCGTCGCGCTGGCGGTCGGGCTGGCGCTGCCGCTGTACGCGGAGGCGATGTCCGGGAGCGTCGTGCGGCTGCTGGCGCTGCCGGCACTGCTGGTGCTCGCGATCGTCTTCCTGTACGACCGGCTGATGCTGCTCGCGCTGGTGCTGCTGCTGCGCGCGGCGGGCGACCTGGTGTTCGAGAACACGCGCGTCGCGGTGGGCGGCCTCGCGATCGGCTTCGGCGGGCTGGTGAATGCCTTCGTGATCCTGATCGCCGTGCTGCTGGTCGCGGCGCGGCCGGAGCGCTTTCCGCGCCGGATGGGCGCGCCCTGGGCAGGCTTCCTGATCGCGGCACTGGTCGGCGTGGGCATGGCGCCGAACGCCGGCGACGCGGTGCGGAGCTACCTCGGCCTGCTGTCCTACTTCGCGGTCTTCGTCAGCGCGTTCCACTTCGTGAAGGGCGAGGGCGATTTCAAGGTGTGCGTGAAGCTGGTGCTGCTGTCGTCGCTGCTGCCGGCCGCGTACGGGTTCGCGGAGCTGGCGCTGCACGGGCTGGCTGGCGGCCTGCAGGCCTTCCGCCTGAAGAGCACCTTCAGCCATCCGAACATCTTCGCGTTCTACCTGACGCTGGTGCTGCTGCTGGCGCTGTACGCGCTGAAGAGCCCGGCGGTCGTGCTGACGCCGCTGCGCCGCGCGCTGCTGACGGCCTACGTGCCGGTGCTGCTGGGCCTGCTGCTGCTCACGCAGACGCGCAGCGCGTGGGTCGCCTGCTTCGCGATCTTCGCGCTGTATGCGCTGATGTTCGAGCGGCGCTACCTCGTCTATCTGCTGCTCGCGCCGGCGCTTGCGCTGCTGGTGCCGGGGGTGCACGAGCGCGTCCTCGATCTGGGCAGCGGCAACGAGATCGTGCAGTACGCGAAGCTCAATTCCTTCGCGTGGCGCCTGCAGATCTGGGAGTACGGCCTGCGCTGGATCGGCCCCGGGAACCTGCCGCTCGGCTATGGGCTGGGCGCGTTCAAGCATTTCGCGCCGGTCTTCTTCCCGTACTCGGGCGGGGTGAATTTCGGCGCGCACAACATCTACGTGCAGATCCTGTTCGAACTCGGCGTGCTCGGCCTCGCGGCCTTCGCGTGGCTGTTCGCACGCCTGTTCGCGACGCTGCGGCGCATGGCCGCGGTCGACCGCCTCGGCGCCTTCGTCGCGATTGCGCTGGTCGTCGAGTACCTGATCATTTCCGCATCGGACAACGTCCTCGCCTATCTCGCCTTCAACTGGTACGTGTGGTTCGTGCTCGGCGCCGCCTGCGCCGTTGCGCTGAGCCGGACGGCGACGGCAAGCGCGGCGACGCAGACGGAAGGAGACACAGCATGA